Genomic DNA from Candidatus Zixiibacteriota bacterium:
AGATCGTGTACGTCGCACACCGCCGGGACCGCCCGGATGGCGCGGTGGACCTGGTCGAAATTCACCGCCGACGGCACCGCCTCCATCAGGATCATCACCGCCTCCTTGATCACAAGATACGACGACCAGAAGATCATAAGGGCGATAGCGGTGGACAGGATGGGGTCGATCACCGTCAAACCAGTGAACAGGATCACCACGCCGCCGATCAGCACCACGCCCGAAGAGGCGGTGTCGTAGGCCATGTGCAGGAAAGCGGTTTTTAAGTTGAGCGACTTGTCTTTCTCACGGTGCAGAAGGACGACCGAAAGCAGATTGCCCAATAAGCCAATCGCTGTCACGGTAAGGAACAGCCAGGGCATGGAGATTTCCACGGGATTCATCAGTCGCTGGTACGCCTCCCAGATGATGAAGAGCGCGATCACGACCAGGGAGACAGCCGATATGAACGCGGTCATTACCTCGATCCGCATGAAGCCATAGGTAGACCGTTTGGTGGCCGGTAACTGGGAGCCTTTGACCCCAAGCCAGGCCAGGACCAGCGCAGCGACATCAGACAAATTGTGGACGGCATCGGCGGTCAACGCCAGGTAACCGGAAATCAGTCCCGCGACAAACTCGGCCACCGTGATGATCGAGTTCAGGACAATGGTCCAGAACAGGCGACGGCCCGATACCGGATGATCACGCATATTCATACGGGTAATGTACGAAAAAGAACCGTCGGAGCGTAGAGGGATTTGGGTCGCCGCTTAAGCGCGCGGCGTGGCCTCAGAGCTGATCTTCTCGACCTTCAGACGCAGAATCCGATTCTCGCTCTTGGCCAGCACCGTCAGGCGAGCGTCGGCGATGTTCACCGCCTCGTACTTGTCGGGCAGCCGCCCCAGAGCCTCCAAGAGCAGGCCCGCGAGTGTGTCGTGCTCATCCTCGGGCAGGTGACTATCGATCAGCTCGTTGGCGTCACCCGGCCAGACATCGCCATCGGCAAAGAGCGAACTCTCGGAGAGCCGGGCGATCGGCGCCGGCTCGGCATCGTACTCGTCCTGAATCTCTCCCACGAGTTCCTCGAGGATGTCCTCGATCGTGATGATCCCTGCCGTACCGCCGAACTCGTCGAGCACTATCGCCATGTGGTTGCGGCCGCGCTGAAACTCCTTGAGCAGGCGCGGGAGCGGCATGGAATCCGGCACAAACAGGGCCGGTCGAATGAGCGCGCCCAGATCAATCCGGCCAAGGTCGACCCGCCGCTCGATCAGGTCCTTGGTGTGAATGACTCCGATTACTTTATCGATGGTTTCTTCATATACGGGGTACCGGCTGTAGCCCTGCTCGGTGATCGTGCGGAGGATCGCCTCCGGATCGGCGGTACGGTCAAGGGCTATTACATCGGGCCGCGGAGTCATGGCGCGGCGCGCGGTGGAGTCGGCAAAATCGAAGACCGAGCGGATGAACTCGTGCTCGGTCTCGTCGAATACCCCCCGCCGCTTGCCCTCCAGGACCATCACATTGATCTCTTCCTCGGTGACGTGATGATGACTGTCAGAGCGTTTGAATCCAAGCATGCGCACGATCGCGTTGGCCTGCCAGCTCAACATGCGCGAAAACGGCGCCGTAAGCTTGATGAACACGCCGGCCGGTGCGGCTACGTAGCGGGCGAATCGCTCCGGGTAACTCAGCGCGATATACTTCGGAACCAGTTCGCCGATCACCACGGACAGGATCGTGATGCCCACCACCACCAGGCCCATGGCAAGCGTGGTTGCGGATTCTACGACCCACTGCCAGGGCGAGTGCATCAGAGCGGCCTCGATCTTGGCGACTATCGTGGCGCCGGAGAATACGCCCATAAGCGCCGTCACCAGGGTAATACCGACCTGAATCGACGCCAAGAAACGCTCCGGATCGGAGCGCAGCTTTCTCGCGCGCGTGGCGCCCCATTTCTTTTCCGCGGATTTCTGAGCGAGGCGGCTCAGCCGGCTAGAAATGATGGAGAATTCCGCCAGCGCGAAAAGCCCGTTGGCGAGCACCAGGACAACGATGGCCGCCAACTCCAGGAGAAGTTCGCGGTCCATGTCAGCGCCCCGGTCTCAGTGAGGCGCGCCGGCGTTCATAGCCGGGTGCGGTGTCACTCGGTTCATCCATGGTGTGGCATCTGAGCCATCTGCCGCAGCCTGCTGATCCGCTCCTCAACCGGCGGATGGGTCGAGAACAGGGTCGTAAAGCTCTTTCCCGAGAGCGGGTTGGCAATCATCAGGTGTGCTGTGGCCGGACGATCATCGAGATTCATGCGAATCGGTGAGCGATGCAGTTTTTCGAGCGCCGAAGCCAGCGAAAGGTACTTGCCCGTAACCCGCCCGCTCTCAGCGTCGGCTTTGTACTCACGCTGGCGCGATATGGCCATCTGAATGATCATCGCTACAATCGGCGCAAGGAACGCGGCTACAAGGAGGCCGATAGCGCCGCCGCGGTTGTCGTCGCGGCCGCCACCGCCTCCGAAAATCGCCCCCCAGCGGGCGATCGACGCCAGTATGCCGATCGCACCGGCAAACGTGGCCGCGATTGTACCAACCAGCATGTCTTTATTCTGAATGTGAGCTATTTCGTGGCCGATCACGCCTTCCAGTTCGTCTTCGGTCAGCAGCTCGAGAAGTCCCTCCGACACTGCCACCGCGGCGTGATCCAGGCTGCGGCCGGTGGCAAAGGCATTGGGGGCGCGGGTCGGCACGATGTAAACCGCCGGCATGGTCGGCATCATGGCCTGCTGGACCACCCTGCGGACAACGCGAAACAACTTCGGATGGTCTGACTCATTCACGCGACGAGCGCGATACATGGCCAGCACCACCTTGTCCGAGAACCAATAGGCCAGGAAGTTCATGATCGAGGCGAAGACAAAAGCCATCACCATGCCAGACTGGCCGCCTGCTGAATATCCGACAGCCACGAAGAGGGCTATCAGACCAAGCATCATGAAAGTAACTTTAACACTGTTCATTTCTCATCTACCTGCCCGGCACGTAATATGGTGCCGGGCTACTACAATCAACCTTTTTCCGCGTCCGTGGGCCGGTCGCGCAGTCCTACCAGTATATCGCCGAAAACGCCGCAATGTTCCGCCCCGACCGGACAGCCGGCCGCAACTCATTGTCGCACAGACAGATGAAGAGCTCCGCTACCTCAGCGGGGTCGCTTGCGCTTGATCCGCCCGAAAGAAACGTCTTCGGATGAAAACCCCGGCGGCGCGACCTCGTCTTCCGGCTTCTCTGGCGACTCTTCTTTTGGTGTCGCCTCGGCGCCACGAAATGCCGCTCCCCGAAAATGACGGCCGCGTCCAAAGGCAATATCCGCAGATTCGCCATCGCCATGGCTCTCCCTGCTGCCTTCCTGCGAATCGTCGGCCGCTTCCACCGCGCCCGGGGCCTCGTAATCCCGCGCCTCGAACATATCCCGATTTCCTTCGTCGGACTCCGAGTCGCTTTCGGGAAGTTCATCGTCAATATGGCGCCCGTGGCGGAACGGGGTCGGCTCTTCCGGACCGGGCGGCAGGTCGTCATTGAGATCATCGGACGGCGCTACGGCTTCAAGCTCAGGCGTCGGCTCTGCATCTGAATCGCGCAACTGCGCCGACACCCTGGACAATTCTCTGGCGACTACCTCCGGCTTGAGCCGGGGTGGTTCGGCGGGGGCAGTTGTACCTTCGGCGGACGCTTCCGCCGGACGGCGCGGGGGGCCGGTCTCCGGCCTGTCTGTTCCGTGGCGGAATCTACCGCGCGGCCGGCGCGACTCGCCCGACCCTTCAAACGGCCGCCTTGGCTCACGGCGCTCGTCGCGGTCCCGTCGCTCATCGCGGTCCCGCCTCTCTTCGCGCGGCGGGCGCTCAGGCGCGGGGCGATCGCGATCGATCCCCAGCGCGGGAGTGCGCCCGGCCTTCATCTGGAAGGGCGAGCGTTCGTCGTTTTCGGCGCGGCCACGGTACCCGCCACCGACCGGTGCAGGTCGACCCCCGCCTGGTTCGTCGCGTCGCACTCGCTCACGGCCACCAGGGCCTCCGCGGCGACGGCGATCGCCGAAACTGTCGGGCCGAAAGCCCACGCGCTCGCGGACCATTTCTCCGGTTTCGCGTTCGGGCCGTTCGGGATGTCGCGCGCGGGGGGGACGTACTGCAGCGCGCGTTTCAAGCGCCCGGGCCACCACCGTGCAGGCAGTGGCATCGCTGGCGACAGAAACCATCGCTTTCACTCGGTCAACCAGCCAGTCCAAAGCCGCCATGCCGGCAACTGCCACCGCCGCCTGCTCCGCAGACAAGCCTACGACTCCGAAAAGTACCGGCGCGGCCAGCAGAGTCGACGAGGGGATGCCCGCGGCGGCTATTGCGATGAGAACAGAAAGCCCGGCGACCAGCAAAACTACACCAAATCCGACCGAGAGACCAAAGGCGTGGGCGGCGAATACGGTGCCGACTGTCATCAGTATGGCGGTGCCATCCAGCCCGAGCGCCGTACTCACCGGAAGCACGGTCGACACGGAACGGTGATCGACATGCGACTTCTCAATCAAGCATTGGTAAGTTACCGGGTAGGTTGCTGTTTTGGATGAAGAGCCGAACGCGGTCAGCAAGGCGGGTGAAAGCTCAGAAAAAAATGGCCAAATCGGGCGGCCGCCAAAGAACCAGATCGACAGAGGCAAAACCACAACACCGAATATCGCCGTCGCGACAAGCGCCGCCCACAGGTACGATCCCAGCGTAGCTGATAATTCAAGTGGCGACGAAACACTCCCCGCGACAGCAGCCGCAACCAGCGAGAAGACACCGAGCGGAGCCAAGTACATTACGTACTTGACTACCTGGAGAAGGCCCTCGTGGAGGCCCTTGAAAAACGTGACCACTGTGCGGCCACGCAGCCCCATTGACGCCAGTACCCCGCCCAGCAGCACCGCGCCGACGGCCACGCCCAGGAATTTGCCCTGAATGACTGCTTGAAACAGATTGCCGGGGATGAGGCCGCTGAAAACCTCACCAAGTGAGGCCCATGGAGCGGTCGTCGGCGACGCAAACAGACCGGCGAAACCGGCTTGCGGCACGAAAACGATCGCTGCTCCGATCGCCACAACCACCGCCGCGACAGAGGTTGCCGCGAAATAAGCGAGCATAGTCGAAACCGCTCCCCCGATCTTACGCAACTCACCAAACGACGCAACCCCGGTGATGGTCCCCGCGATCAGAAGCGGGACCATGATCAAACGCAAACCTCCCACGAACAATTGGCCCAGGAATGCCAGGGCCAGACCGACCTGCGGCAGGAAGTACCCGAACAGCACCCCCAACAGGACGCCTCCGAGCAACAACAGCGGCAGCATCTTGACGATTCTTTCACTCATCTTGTGTTACATGCTCCGATTATGCCGAACCCCTCTACCAGCGCACCAGATTGCTGTCCAACGAGTTCGGGACGTATTCAAACCCAAACAATTATTATAGCTCCATTTTCAACAGATAGCAAGCGGATTCCGGTACAGATATAACCGTTTGACCGGCACGCGGATAGCGGTCGCCAGAATCGCCGGTCACCCGCGTTCGCAAGCGCCCAAGGGATTCCTCACCTAAGCGCTAACTTCGCATTCGAGAGTGGGGCCGTCGTGCACAAGGACGTCCACCACGCACGAGAGCTAAGTTAGCGTCTGTTGGATTCCTCCCTACGCGTGTGGGCTACAAGGATTGCACGCGAGCTGTCCTCCTATTCCCACGCTGAAGGATGAGTCTCCGGGTCGTTTTCGTGCGAGATGAATTGCAGCAAAAGCCCAAGGCGGCGGGCCGCCAGTTTAACTGGGTCAGTCGCAAACTTGTCGAAATACCCGCATGAAATTGCCGCCGAGAATTTTGCGAATATCCCCCTCGCTGTAGGCTCGGGCGAGTAACTCCTCGGTGATACGCGGCACACCCGTGCAATCGTCCAGGCCCGCGGGCAGAGCAAAGACCCCATCGAAATCAGACCCCAGGGCGACATGGTCGGGCCCGACCAGCTTGACGATGTAATCGATATGATCGACTACCGTGGCGACATTGACCCCAACAGGCGCGAGCTTCCGCTCAATTTCTTCAAAGAGAACTGCCCTAGCGGCACGACGGCCGGTCTTGTCGTCAACAAAGGTGCTATCAACCGAATCAAATGTCGGTTCGTATGCCTCGAATAACGAATCGGCCATCCGGTTCCATTCGTCCGATAGGTATCCATTGTAGAAGTTGATCCCGATCACGCCTCCGTTGGCGGCTATCGCCCTGATCTGATCGTCAGTGAGGTTTCGATCATGCTTACAAAGCGCATACACGCACGAGTGCGACGCGATTATCGGATCAGTGGTAATCTCCAGGACCTCGTCGACAGCCGTCGGCGACGCATGAGAAATATCGACGATCATCCCGAGCTCATTCATCTTACGCACTATGTCGCGGCCAAGATCGGTCAATCCTTGAAACGCCGGAGCGGTATCGGCCGATGATATACACCAGTCGTTCGACGCCGTATGGGTCAGGGTCATGTACCGCACTCCACGCTCGTAGAAGTGGCGCAGGTTCGCGGTATCATTGGCGATGGCCACGCCATTCTCGATGCCGATAAAGACGGCTGTTTTGTTTGAAGCGATAATCCGCTCCGCGTCCGCGGCCGTTCGGCACACTGCGACCTCATCCGGATACCGATCAAGCTGCACCATGAGCGAATCCAACATGCTGTCTACGTGAGGGCGACACTCCTCCAGCGGCGTTGTCGTGGACAGCCAGCAGGCCATTACCTGAAGATCGATACCCCCGTCGCGCAGGCGCGGAATGTCCATGTCACCGGCGGTGTCGCGCGTGCCGAAATCGGCGCCTTCCATCATGCGCAGCACTGCGTCGCTGTGCAAATCGGCAACCAGCGCGTCAAAGTGAAGGTCGTTCCGCTTCGCGCAGTGCGTTACCAGCAAAGCCAGCCCGAGCACAAGAGTGAATCGTCGCATGAGTGAGCTTCCTTTGCAAGTTTCAGATGAGGATATCACGCTCCCAGCCGAGGCGGATCAGTTCGATGTTCTCGGGCAGGCTGTTGCCAAGATGATACTCGATGTCAGCCAGGGCGATATGATGAGCGGTCGGCTGAATAGGGCGATCTTCGCCGAATACTGCCTGCCTCTTACGCTGTATGATACGCAGCCCCACGCTGTCGGCGGCCACCGGGTCAGTACTGACGATCAGGCCGTTGTAATTCCAGATATAACTCCGATCAAAGTGGTGCGGCCCGACACTGTGGAACTGCGGCGTGAGCATCACCAGAACATTGAGCCGTGTCTTGCCCTTGACTATGGGCAGTTGCCATAGCTTTGCCAGTCCGGCGCACGCGTCATCGTGATAGTCCGGCGGGTTTTCGGCGAACATGATGTAGTTCTTGATCAGGCTGCCCACACCCGACCAGGCATGGGTGCGCATCGGGCGCGTGTTGATCAGTGCCGTCGCCGTCAGGAACACCGGGTTGTCGAGTACGCCGCGATCATCAATGGCGATATTCTCAGCTAACACGCCGACTTCGAGGAGACGCGCTCGGATCGCCTGCTCCACCTCGGGCGGAGTTGGGAGGTATTTCCATTCATTGCTCTTGATGCCCACTATGTCAGAGGGCCTGATAATCTGTTGCCAGCAGTCAATCGGTTTCTCCTTGCCGAAAAGCGCAACTACCGCTTCATCGAGCATCTGCTGTATCAGAGCAGCGTTGATCTTGCCGTCGCTGCCGACCACCGACTCGTGGCGAATGAGCACCACCCGCGACCTGACCTCGGCATCCTGAATGATATCGTCGGCGAGCGCCGGCAGCCCGACCGCTAAGCCGACCGCGACACCGCCGGCCCCTTTGATAAAATCGCGTCGGGTAAGACAATCATCGAGCAGAGTCATGGCGGTGATCCTTCCTAATTGAGACGGGACAGACTGGCACGCGATGCATCGAGCAGGCTGTCCGCGACGTGGGGGCTCGGGGCATCGAGCACCACGGCGACATATTTATTGACCTGAACGCAAGACGCAAACTTCCCCGGCTTAATCTCCACCGGGAAGTTCGTATCGGATGCTGATAGATAGTCGCTCCGGAACGATGCCAATGCCGTCGAGGCGGTCGTGACGTCCCGGTATGCTATCAGGATTAGAGAGGCGGAGGCCGCTTGATAGCGAGCGAGAACCACGCTGGTGGTCGAATCCAGGTTGAGGATATTCTCCCGCGCCAGATAGTAGTGGTAGTTGAGCGATTGCTGATTGTGAAAATAACGGACGCTGGACAGACTCATGCCCTCGGACGGCAGAGCATCGACAAGGGGCGGCCTAATTGATGGGCGAGGCAGGAAATCGCTAAGTGCGCCCGCTATCGACTTCAGCAGCTCACCTGATTGCTCGTCGCTTCGCTCGATTGTCACGCAGGCATAGAACCTGGCCTGCCAGAAACAGAGCACGCCGCCGCGCAACTCGTAGCCGCCGCCGATACCTGATTCTTCCTGCTCGCGCGCATAGCTGAATACACCGTAGGCATCCTCCGGCACACCCATGTCAAACAATTCGACTGTAACTTCGGGCTGATTGTCCTGTGTATAGCGCGCCAGGGCGACTTCTTGGAACGCGTATGAGTTGTAAACCTCACCGGCGCCGTCGATATAGTCGAAGATCGTTTCGCGGTTAAAGATGGCAACACCAGGCTGCCGCTGCCAGGAGTTGAGCTGAGGAGGAAGGTGATGTTCTAACTTTATCCTGCCCTTCCGCGCCGATTCATCGCACGATCCGAGAAATAACGAGAGCGTGCAGACCAGATAAAGGCCGGCCACATAGACTGGAACACGTCTGAACTGTAGTTGCAGGAGTTGGTAGGTTGTCATAGGCATGGCGAGTTGCGGACCGGCGATTCCAACTTCAATAAAGCCACTAAGCAGTTCGTGAGTCAAGAGATAGTCCGCCCCCCCAGATACCCCTTGCTCCGGCCGAATATTCTGTTATGTTTTTGCAATCTAACGGCTGGCGCGTCATCAGTTTGACCCCGTTGACCCCAGCCGAGGAGCTGTACACTGTTGACCCACCGCGTTCGTCAATTCGCCGCATCCGCTGTAGCCGTACTGGCAGCGGCAGTTCTGGTGTCGTCCGGCGGTAGTCTGTGGGCGCGGTCGGAGCCGTCCCCACCGGCCCCTCCGGGAGAGCCCTTGTCGTCGGCGGCCGCCGGCCCCGCCTACTGTAATGTCGAACACAATGTGGGCAATATCGTAATGTCGGTCAGCAACGACGGCTCATTCGGCAACGGCTGGTCGCTCGGGGGCGAGACCGACTGCGTCACCCATGAGCAGGTGAAATCATGCGAGTACCCCAAAGGGAGCTTCACAACGTATTTGTGGGGGGCCGACCTCTGGGTCGGGGCGATTGTCGGCCGGGACACCCTGGTCTCCACCGCCGGTATGGGCGGACACGAGTACCACCCGGATACCACCGGTATTACCCGACGTTCAAACATCGATCCCGCCAAAGAGAAGGAATACCTGGGCGCTATTTCGGAGCAGGACTATATCGCCGTATACTATGACACCTGCCTTCGCTGCCGCGGTGTCGGAACCGATTATCTCGACGGTCGCTCCCACCGGCCGCTCGGAATCGAGGTGACCCAGCGTTCGTTTGCCTGGTCATATTCGTACGCGCAGGATTTCGTGCTGATGGATTTCGGGATAAAGAATATCCGGGACGACCGCCTTCGGCAGGTCTATATGGGGTTTTATGTCGACGCCGACATCCACTCGCTGGGCGACAACTCCGGCCAGGGCTACGAGGACGATTTGAGTGGTTTCAAAAAGACGCTGCCTGCCCTGTATCTGGAGCCTCCGTGCCCGCCCGACAGCGACGAAGTCAATCTCGCGTGGACGATCGACAACAACGGAGACCTGATCGGCAGCCCGTACGGTCCGGTACCTCACGCCGCCGCCATGCGGGTGGTTCGCACTCCGGCGGATACGCTCGTGGTTTCCTACAACTGGTGGATTCGGAACACCGATCCGGCGCTCGATTTCGGCCCCCAGGCCCGGCGCACGTACCGGGATCTCCAGACCGGGGGTCTTGGCCAGCCGCACGGTGACCGGAACAAGTACCATTATCTGCGAAATGGTGAGGTCGACTACGACCAGCCTCGGGTAGCCACGATCAGCGAGCTGGATTCGATCTGGCTTCCGCCGCCTCAGGATCGCGTCGCTCGATGGGCCACCGGGTTGGACGTTCGCTACCTGATATCGTTCGGGCCGTTCGACATCGACCCCGGCCAAACCCTGCCGATCTCTCTGGCGTACGTTTGCGGGCGGGATTTTCACACCGATCCGGGCAATTTCGCCAATCTGCCGAATAACCCGGATTCCTGGTACGACGGAGTTAATTTCGATTCGCTTGGCGCCAACTCCACGTGGGCCGAATGGGTCTACGACAACCCGGGGGTCGACACCGACAGCGACGGTTACGCCGGCGAGTTTACGATCTGCAATCTCGGCGACGATTCGAGCTACTACTGTGATACCGGTATTGATACCAGCGCCGATCCTGACACTTTGACTGTCATTTGCAGCTGGCAGTACGAGCTGGCCGACACTGTCTGGCGCAAGGGTGATGACGTGCCTGACTTTCGCGGTGCTACCCCGCCTCCGAGTCCGGCGAGCTATTCCACCACCGATGCCAACGGCAATCTCGTATGCGGCCTGCGAGTCGAACAGCAGGTGGGGAAGATCCGGGTGCTGTGGAACGGCGTGCTGTCAGAGACGACCCGTGATGTTTTCTCGCGGGAATTGGATTTCGAGGGATACCGGGTCTGGATCGCCCGCGATGATCGCCCCTCCAGCTACACGGTGCTGACCTCGTATGATCTCGAGGACTACAACCGGTGGGAGTGGTCCGAGGCTTACGGAGAGTTCATCCTCAGGGAAAGTCCGTTCACACTGCAGGAACTTCGCTGTCTCTATGGCGATTCGTGCGGCGACACC
This window encodes:
- a CDS encoding cation diffusion facilitator family transporter — translated: MNMRDHPVSGRRLFWTIVLNSIITVAEFVAGLISGYLALTADAVHNLSDVAALVLAWLGVKGSQLPATKRSTYGFMRIEVMTAFISAVSLVVIALFIIWEAYQRLMNPVEISMPWLFLTVTAIGLLGNLLSVVLLHREKDKSLNLKTAFLHMAYDTASSGVVLIGGVVILFTGLTVIDPILSTAIALMIFWSSYLVIKEAVMILMEAVPSAVNFDQVHRAIRAVPAVCDVHDLHIWSLSSYEIALSCHVCLKDEDYSRGPAIVTEIGRLMRERFGIGHSTIQIEQKGCDRSELLCRHHGHDLE
- a CDS encoding hemolysin family protein, yielding MDRELLLELAAIVVLVLANGLFALAEFSIISSRLSRLAQKSAEKKWGATRARKLRSDPERFLASIQVGITLVTALMGVFSGATIVAKIEAALMHSPWQWVVESATTLAMGLVVVGITILSVVIGELVPKYIALSYPERFARYVAAPAGVFIKLTAPFSRMLSWQANAIVRMLGFKRSDSHHHVTEEEINVMVLEGKRRGVFDETEHEFIRSVFDFADSTARRAMTPRPDVIALDRTADPEAILRTITEQGYSRYPVYEETIDKVIGVIHTKDLIERRVDLGRIDLGALIRPALFVPDSMPLPRLLKEFQRGRNHMAIVLDEFGGTAGIITIEDILEELVGEIQDEYDAEPAPIARLSESSLFADGDVWPGDANELIDSHLPEDEHDTLAGLLLEALGRLPDKYEAVNIADARLTVLAKSENRILRLKVEKISSEATPRA
- a CDS encoding M48 family metalloprotease; the encoded protein is MNSVKVTFMMLGLIALFVAVGYSAGGQSGMVMAFVFASIMNFLAYWFSDKVVLAMYRARRVNESDHPKLFRVVRRVVQQAMMPTMPAVYIVPTRAPNAFATGRSLDHAAVAVSEGLLELLTEDELEGVIGHEIAHIQNKDMLVGTIAATFAGAIGILASIARWGAIFGGGGGRDDNRGGAIGLLVAAFLAPIVAMIIQMAISRQREYKADAESGRVTGKYLSLASALEKLHRSPIRMNLDDRPATAHLMIANPLSGKSFTTLFSTHPPVEERISRLRQMAQMPHHG
- a CDS encoding cation:dicarboxylase symporter family transporter; the protein is MSERIVKMLPLLLLGGVLLGVLFGYFLPQVGLALAFLGQLFVGGLRLIMVPLLIAGTITGVASFGELRKIGGAVSTMLAYFAATSVAAVVVAIGAAIVFVPQAGFAGLFASPTTAPWASLGEVFSGLIPGNLFQAVIQGKFLGVAVGAVLLGGVLASMGLRGRTVVTFFKGLHEGLLQVVKYVMYLAPLGVFSLVAAAVAGSVSSPLELSATLGSYLWAALVATAIFGVVVLPLSIWFFGGRPIWPFFSELSPALLTAFGSSSKTATYPVTYQCLIEKSHVDHRSVSTVLPVSTALGLDGTAILMTVGTVFAAHAFGLSVGFGVVLLVAGLSVLIAIAAAGIPSSTLLAAPVLFGVVGLSAEQAAVAVAGMAALDWLVDRVKAMVSVASDATACTVVARALETRAAVRPPRARHPERPERETGEMVRERVGFRPDSFGDRRRRGGPGGRERVRRDEPGGGRPAPVGGGYRGRAENDERSPFQMKAGRTPALGIDRDRPAPERPPREERRDRDERRDRDERREPRRPFEGSGESRRPRGRFRHGTDRPETGPPRRPAEASAEGTTAPAEPPRLKPEVVARELSRVSAQLRDSDAEPTPELEAVAPSDDLNDDLPPGPEEPTPFRHGRHIDDELPESDSESDEGNRDMFEARDYEAPGAVEAADDSQEGSRESHGDGESADIAFGRGRHFRGAAFRGAEATPKEESPEKPEDEVAPPGFSSEDVSFGRIKRKRPR
- a CDS encoding dipeptidase, with translation MRRFTLVLGLALLVTHCAKRNDLHFDALVADLHSDAVLRMMEGADFGTRDTAGDMDIPRLRDGGIDLQVMACWLSTTTPLEECRPHVDSMLDSLMVQLDRYPDEVAVCRTAADAERIIASNKTAVFIGIENGVAIANDTANLRHFYERGVRYMTLTHTASNDWCISSADTAPAFQGLTDLGRDIVRKMNELGMIVDISHASPTAVDEVLEITTDPIIASHSCVYALCKHDRNLTDDQIRAIAANGGVIGINFYNGYLSDEWNRMADSLFEAYEPTFDSVDSTFVDDKTGRRAARAVLFEEIERKLAPVGVNVATVVDHIDYIVKLVGPDHVALGSDFDGVFALPAGLDDCTGVPRITEELLARAYSEGDIRKILGGNFMRVFRQVCD
- a CDS encoding DUF362 domain-containing protein, whose protein sequence is MTLLDDCLTRRDFIKGAGGVAVGLAVGLPALADDIIQDAEVRSRVVLIRHESVVGSDGKINAALIQQMLDEAVVALFGKEKPIDCWQQIIRPSDIVGIKSNEWKYLPTPPEVEQAIRARLLEVGVLAENIAIDDRGVLDNPVFLTATALINTRPMRTHAWSGVGSLIKNYIMFAENPPDYHDDACAGLAKLWQLPIVKGKTRLNVLVMLTPQFHSVGPHHFDRSYIWNYNGLIVSTDPVAADSVGLRIIQRKRQAVFGEDRPIQPTAHHIALADIEYHLGNSLPENIELIRLGWERDILI
- a CDS encoding DUF6599 family protein; its protein translation is MTHELLSGFIEVGIAGPQLAMPMTTYQLLQLQFRRVPVYVAGLYLVCTLSLFLGSCDESARKGRIKLEHHLPPQLNSWQRQPGVAIFNRETIFDYIDGAGEVYNSYAFQEVALARYTQDNQPEVTVELFDMGVPEDAYGVFSYAREQEESGIGGGYELRGGVLCFWQARFYACVTIERSDEQSGELLKSIAGALSDFLPRPSIRPPLVDALPSEGMSLSSVRYFHNQQSLNYHYYLARENILNLDSTTSVVLARYQAASASLILIAYRDVTTASTALASFRSDYLSASDTNFPVEIKPGKFASCVQVNKYVAVVLDAPSPHVADSLLDASRASLSRLN